The Oncorhynchus tshawytscha isolate Ot180627B linkage group LG32, Otsh_v2.0, whole genome shotgun sequence genome includes a region encoding these proteins:
- the LOC112230344 gene encoding myeloid-associated differentiation marker produces the protein MPVIVLEASDLTSPLSLVRMWALLSGCLTFSLVASLVSPELTSDTHQPSFRILCMLTWCLFFILTFLIHVVNIIQFHSLVPISWKNLTVTVAALAALMTFSASVTFPWAVMCHEGVYLRPIAASLASCLTFLAYATEAYLIRTQTQDQKGYMASVPGLLKVLQLWGGCEMIVLVVEQVRGALVKGAGVGLAAVGWQLWVSGVVYALCLLMSLGTVMVVLGDCAGRCPLPFDRLLASFSLTGVLLYVVATILCFTRVLEQQNPGQEFTDRKTGPTLVVMEAVMTSITLLAYTVDLAFSIKLLRDRSHA, from the coding sequence ATGCCTGTAATTGTACTGGAGGCCAGTGATTTGACCAGCCCTCTGTCGCTGGTGCGTATGTGGGCTCTCCTGTCCGGTTGCCTCACCTTCAGCCTGGTAGCCTCCCTGGTTTCCCCAGAGCTGACCTCTGACACCCACCAGCCCTCCTTCAGGATCCTCTGCATGCTCACCTGGTGCCTCTTCTTCATCCTCACCTTCCTAATCCACGTGGTCAACATCATCCAGTTCCACAGCCTGGTCCCCATCTCCTGGAAGAACCTGACCGTGACCGTGGCGGCTCTCGCCGCCCTCATGACCTTCAGCGCCTCGGTCACCTTTCCTTGGGCGGTCATGTGTCATGAAGGTGTCTATCTCCGTCCGATCGCCGCCTCTTTGGCATCGTGTCTCACCTTCTTGGCCTATGCAACCGAGGCCTACCTCATCCGCACCCAGACCCAGGACCAGAAGGGCTACATGGCCAGCGTACCCGGTCTGCTCAAGGTGCTCCAGCTCTGGGGAGGATGTGAGATGATCGTCCTGGTGGTGGAGCAGGTCCGTGGAGCTTTGGTAAAAGGAGCCGGGGTAGGGTTGgcagctgtgggttggcagctaTGGGTGTCTGGGGTGGTGTATGCCCTCTGTCTCCTAATGTCCCTGGGTACAGTGATGGTGGTTCTAGGGGACTGTGCTGGGCGATGCCCTCTGCCCTTTGACCGCCTGCTAGCAAGCTTCAGTCTGACAGGGGTGCTTCTCTATGTGGTCGCCACCATACTGTGTTTTACCAGAGTCCTGGAGCAACAAAACCCCGGCCAAGAGTTCACAGACAGGAAAACTGGGCCCACCCTTGTTGTCATGGAAGCGGTGATGACCAGCATTACTCTGCTAGCTTACACAGTGGACCTGGCCTTCTCTATCAAACTGCTGCGGGATAGGAGTCACGCCTGA